In the genome of Mucilaginibacter sp. 14171R-50, the window CACCAACGATCTTGGTGCTGACTCTTTAGACACCGTGGAATTGATCATGGAGTTTGAAAAAGAATTTAACGTTGCAATTCCTGATGATCAGGCAGAAACCATTGGTACTGTTGGCCAGGCTGTTGCTTACTTAGAAAAAAACGTTAAAGCTTAATTAACTCCTTAAAACTGTTAAATGGAGTTTAAAAGAGTTGTAGTAACCGGGCTTGGAGCGCTTACTCCAATTGGTAATACTGTTCCGGAATATTGGAACAGCCTTATTAATGGGGTAAGCGGCGCTGCCTTAATCAAAAGTTTTGATGTTGAAAAATTCAAAACTAAATTTGCCTGCGAAGTAAAGAATTTTGACGCGGAAGCGTTTTTGGGCCGCAAAGAGGCCCGCAAACTCGACCCGTTTGTTCAATACGCTTTATTTTCGACAGAAGAAGCCGTTAAAGATGCAGGTTTAGATTTCGAGAAACTGGACACCAGCCGTATTGGTGTTATCTGGGGATCGGGCATTGGCGGTTTAAAGACATTTTTAGACGAGGTTGTAAACTTTGCCAAAGGCGACGGTACACCTAAGTTTAATCCTTTCTTTATCCCCAAAATGATAGCCGACATTGCACCAGGCCATATATCTATTAAATATGGCTTGCGCGGGCCAAACTTTACTACGGTATCCGCTTGTGCTTCATCAAACAATTCGCTTATTGATGCTTTTAACTACCTGCGCCTTGGTAAAGCAAACATGTTTATTACCGGCGGGTCCGAAGCTATTATAAATGAAGCGGGTATTGGTGGTTTTAACGCAATGCATGCCTTATCAACCCGCAACGATGACCCTGCAACTGCCTCTCGTCCGTTTGATCTGGACAGGGATGGTTTTGTGGCCGGCGAAGGTGCAGGTACTATTATTTTAGAAGAATTGGAGCACGCCCTAAAACGCGGTGCAAAAATTTATGCTGAAATGGTTGGCGGCGGCATGAGCGCCGATGCTTACCACATGACAGCCCCCCACCCCGAAGGTTTAGGTGCATCGCTGGTTATGAAGGCAGCGTTAGAAGACGCAGGTTTAACACCCGCCGATATCGATTACGTTAACGTACACGGTACATCTACCCCAATTGGCGACCCCCAGGAAGTAAAAGCTATAACAGATGCTTTTGGCGACAGGATATACGATATCAATATCAGCTCAACAAAATCAATGACCGGCCACTTACTTGGTGCGGCAGGCGCTGTTGAAGCAATTGCCTCGATATTGGCAATTCAGAACGATATTATCCCGCCAACCATCAACCATTTTACCGATGACCCGGCTTTTGACCCTAAAATTAACTTTACATTTAACACCGCTCAAAAACGCGTTGTTAATGTAGCACAAAGCAACGGTTTTGGCTTTGGCGGTCATAATGCATCGGTAATATTTAAAAAGTACCAGCAATAATTTCGTTGGATGCCTATTAGTCGCTTTTATAAGTTATACCTTTCGCCCAATAGAAAATATGTTAAGGTCTTAAAAAATTTGCTCGGTTTTGTACCGGGCAATTTGTCGTTATACCGGTTGGCGTTTCGCCATAAATCGGTTGCCCAAAACATAAAAAAGGGAGTAAAAAACAGCAATGAGCGCCTCGAATTTTTGGGAGACGCGGTATTGGGCAGCGTAGTTGCCGAAGTGCTTTTTAAGCTGTACCCTTACGAAGATGAAGGCTTTTTAACAGAGCTGCGATCAAAGATCGTAAGCCGTAATAACCTTAACCAGCTTGCCCGTAAGCTGGGTTTTGACAAACTAATAGAGTTTGATACCAAAATATTAAATGCCGGAAGGCAGGGCTCGCTGCTTGGCGATGCCTTTGAGGCGCTGATAGGCGCTGTTTACCTGGATAAGGGATATGATTTTACCCGCAACTTTTTGGTGAATCACATCATCAAATCGCATATTGACATTCATACCCTTGAGCAAACCGAAACCAATTTTAAAAGTAAACTGATTGAGTGGTGCCAGCGACATGGCAAGGACATTAGCTTTGATGTAATTGAGAACCAGGAAGGCGAAAGCACCAAGCTGTTTACTGTACAGACCAGTGTAGACGGCGAAATAATGGGCTCGGGCAAGGAATTCAGTAAAAAGAACGCCGAAAAACTCGCCGCCGAAAAAGCCTGTACAGCGCTGGGGATATAATTGCCCCCCATCCCCCTTAAGGGGGCGCTTCAAAAGCATAAACCTTATTGAATGCCGAACACCTAATTGAGTAATGAAGTATTTATCTAATTCTACATTCATCGTCAGATACTCAATTCTACTCCCCCTTTAGGGGGCTGGGGGGTCAATACAACTTCTGCAAAGTAGGCCGGTCGCCATTTTTTTTGAAGTATTCGTATTGGGTTTTTATCTTTTTGATCAGATCATAATCGCCCCAAACTTTTAGGTCTTCAAATGACGGGCGATAGTATTCCATAAATCTGGTCACTGTTGTGCTGTCGACATCTGTAAGGCCTGTAGCACGCATTACAAAGTGCCTATTATACCTTTTATCCACTTCGGTAGCTTCCAGTTCCTTTTTGGTAAAGGCGGCAAAGCGGCGCATATTACGGGCATCCTTGCTAAACAATTCGCGCAGGCCGGTAAGCGGCGAACCGCCTATAGGTAAAAAAATAGTAGCCGGTGGCTTACCATCAAAGTACAGGCCCTTGCTGCGGTAATCGTTTAATATTTCACTAAGCTCCTGCCTTTTTGTTTGCCCTACGATACGGACCTCGTTCAGCTGCACCTCGGGCTGCATATAAACCACCATTCCGTAATTGGTAGCTTCCTGCTTTTGCGGTGTGTAACCCCTTTTGGTGAACAGTAGCGTATCGCCAACATTGGCGCTGATGCTAAAGCCGCCAAGCTGGTCGCCAATGGCAACGCCCTTGGTGCGCAGGTTGGTAATAAATACATCGGCGAGCCGCTCGGATGAAATGCGCTTGTAAATAATCCCTTTTATGATCACCTGCTGCGCAGATGCACAAAATACAAAACAAAGCACGCCGATTAAAAAGGATATTATAAACTTCAAGGGCATTTATATTAAACGCGGTAAACTTATAAAATGTATAGCTGTTAAAATGTGAAAAAGTGTTAAAGTTAGAGTCGGGAAGTCCGAAAGTCCGAAAGAAGACTATATACTTTGGCCTTCGGACTGCGGACTTTCCTGACTTTCGGACTCTTCCGATTTTCGGACTAAAAACATATCTTTGCACATGATAAAATCCATGACAGGGTATGGAATTGCCAGTTTTGACTCCGGCAGAATAAAGTATACCGTCGAGATCAAATCCCTGAACAGTAAGTTTCTTGAGCTTTCCCTGCGATTACCAAAAATATTTTCTGAGAAAGAATTTCAGCTGCGTAACGATTGCAGCAAGCAGATAGAACGTGGTAAGGTAAATCTTTCTATCAACGTAGAACAGGCAAACGCCAGCGTAAAGGCAGCTGGCATAGACCGCGATTTGCTTAAACACTATTACAACCAGCTAAAAAGCGTAAGCGACGAACTTAACGAACCGGGCGGCAACCTGCTGCAGTTAGCCTTAGGATTGCCCGAGGTGGTTAAATACGAAGAAGATACCGTATCTGACGATGAGTGGAAACTGGTTGAAAAAACCTTTCAGCAGGCTATGGCTGCTTTTCAGCAGTTTAGGGCAGACGAGGGTAAGGTTTTAGAACAGGACATTAAGATGCGCATTGGCATCATCCTTAAAAACCTGGAACTGGTTGAGGTTGAAGAGCCGAAACGCGTACCCGTGATCCGCGAGCGTTTAAACCAGTTTTTAAGCGAAGCCGTGGGTGCAGATAGTATTGACAAAAACCGCTTTGAGCAGGAACTGATATATTACATTGACAAGCTTGATATAACGGAAGAGAAGATACGCCTGAAAGCGCATTGCGAATATTTTATAGAAACGCTGAAAAACGCCGACGCGAACGGTAAAAAACTGGGTTTTATTTCGCAGGAGATAGGTCGCGAGATAAACACCCTCGGCTCAAAAGCTAACGACGCCAACATGCAAAAACTTGTGGTGGGCATGAAAGAAGAACTTGAAAAAATTAAGGAACAATTACTAAATGTGTTGTAAGATGTTGTAAGGTCGGAGTGTTGTATACGGTTGGAAGGTTAAACTCAATCGGCTTACAGCATTTAAACTTTGTAACCTTCCACTTTCCAACAAAATGAAAGAAGGTAAACTTGTTATATTCTCGGCCCCATCGGGTGCAGGAAAAACCACCATCGTACATCACCTGCTTACTCAGATACCCGACCTGGAGTTTTCCATTTCTGCTACTACCAGGCCCGCACGCGGCGAAGAAGTACACGGCAGGGATTATTATTTTATTAGCAAGGAAGAGTTTTTACACCGGATAGCCAAAAAGCAATTTGTTGAGTTTGAAGAAGTTTACTCAGGCACTTTTTACGGCACCCTGCGTACCGAAATAGAACGCATTTGGGCAAAAGGAAAAACGGTAATTTTCGATATAGACGTAGAAGGGGGTATGCACCTGAAGCGCAAGTATGAAGACCAGGCGCTGGCTGTATTCGTTCAGCCGCCATCACTTGAAGTTTTGATAGAGCGCTTGACCGGCCGTGGGACCGATAGCCCCGAAAAACTGCAGGAACGCTTCGCAAAAGCTGAAAAGGAGCTGAATTATGCCCCCCAGTTTGATGTTATCCTGAAAAATTACGATCTTGAAACAGCTTGCAAAGAGGCTAAAGAGTTGGTAACCAATTTCATTGGTAACAGTTTGCAGTTTTAAGTTTGCAGTCAGCAGATGGATGGGTACTTATAAAGATTTATTGTTGTATAAGAAAAGTTTCACTCTTGCAATGGAGATATTTTCTGTTACAAAACAATTTCCAAAAGAAGAAACTTACTCACTAACTGATCAAATAAGACGCTCATCGCGATCTGCAAACATTTGTTCTATTGAAGCATATCGCAAACGCCGATATCCGAATCATTTTATAAGCAAACTTAGTGATGCAGATATGGAAAACAGCGAAACACAAGGATGGTTAGACTTTTCGCTGGCATGCAAGTATATAACACAAGAAACGTACAAAAAGCTGCATTCTTTATCAGATGAGATAGGACGAATTATATATTATATGATCGAAAACCCAGGTAAGTTCGGTGCTGGCGAATAAAATTTATTTACTGCAAACTTCTTACTGCAAACTGCAAACTCATGAAAATAGGTTTACTATTCGGTTCGTTTAATCCTATACATATAGGGCATTTAATTATTGCCAATTATATGGCCAACCACACTGCGCTTGATAAGGTATGGCTGGTGGTATCGCCGCAAAACCCCCTTAAAAAATATGGCGACCTGATAAACACTTACGACAGGCTGGAGATGGCTAAACTGGCCACGGATAATGCAACCAATATTGAAGTTAGCGATGTCGAACTCAGGTTACCGCAGCCATCATACACTATTGACACCCTTACACATTTAAAAGAAAAGTACCCGCAGCACGAGTTTGCCCTTATAATGGGTTCAGACAACCTGGCTACTATACATAAATGGAAAAATTATAAGGTAATACTGCGCGATTATCAAATATTTGTATACCCGCGCCCGGGGTATGAAAATGCCGAATTTGCATCGCATCCCTCGGTAACTATAACCATGACCCCATTGATGGAACTGTCGGCAACCTTCATTCGTAAATCCATAGCCGAGAAAAAGAATGTGCAATATTTTGTACCTGATGCTGTTTTAAAATTTATAGAAAGCAAAAGCTTGTACAGGTAAGATAACCTTTCTGCTTCAGGCTTTCAGCCTCATCACCTATCTTTGTACCCGTGAGTGAGAAAACGATCCTTAAACTTCAGTTACCAACCGACCCGTTGTGGGTTAAAAATGTGGTAGAAAGCAATATTGAAGAGCTTTTGACCGATCATGCTTATTGCGAACAGAAAGCGGCAACCAATGCCATCACGCTTATTGTGCAAAACCCAAACCTGAGCGATATGGTGCAGGAAATGATAGCCCTTGCCCAGGAAGAAATGGACCACTTTAAACGCGTACACGAAATATTACTGCAGCGCGGCTTTACGCTGGGCAGGGAGCGCAGGGATAATTATGTGAATGAGCTTAGAAAATTTATTATCGTAGGTGGCGGCCGCGAAGCGCAACTGATAGACAGGCTGCTATTTTCGGCAATGATTGAGGCACGCAGCTGCGAGCGTTTTAAAGTGCTGTCTGAAAACATAAATGACAAGGAGCTATCCGAGTTCTACCACGAACTGATGATCAGCGAGGCTACTCATTACGCCATGTTTTTACGCCTTGCTAAAAAACATGCTGTTGAAATTGATGTGGATGCCCGCTGGGCGGCGTTTTTAGCCTATGAAGCGCAGGTGATTCAAAATTACGGCAAAGGCGAAACCATACACGGCTAATTAACTAATAAAGCCCACTATGTTGCGCAGGTAGTTATTCATCATTTCGATATCTACGGCATCATTTATATAGCCAATGTGCATATCCGGCCGGATAATGAGTGCCTTACGGGCACCGGTCTTTACCTCAAACACATCAAAAATATGCTGGTTATTTTCTGACGGCGGCAAGTGGAAGAAATTAATATTGCCGTTGTAATCCTGCGTGATCCATTTGGCCAGGGTAAACAGGAAGCTTTCTTTTATTTCGCCAAGTGTAATAAGGGTAAACCCCGGCTTGTTGCACCAGGCATGTATATCGGTTTTAGCTTTTTTCTTCTCGTCGTATATCTCCAGGTATGGTAGGCGGTCCCCGGCCTTTATTTTACCCGAATGCCCTAATTGAAGGTTTATTTTGCTGTCGCGATAGCTAATGCCGGTTTGCGATACCTGTTTAAAAAAGTATCCGCGCATGCTTTCGTTTTTCCACACCAGCTTTAGGGCGTTTGGTATAACGTATCTTTTTAACAACCCGCTAAACCAGCTGCGCGAGGTAATGACATTAAACATGTGGTCGGTAGTATTAAGCAGATCTTTAGCAACCGGTACGCGTTCGGCAGCATAGCTACCGAGTATATCCTCTTTTATTTGACCATTAACAACCGCGGCCAGTTTCCAGCCAAGGTTATACGCGTCCTGTAAACCCGTATTCATGCCCTGCCCGCCTACCGGCGAATGGATATGCGCGGCATCTCCAATTAAGAAACAGCGGCCATCGCTAAATTTTTCGGCCATGCGGTGGTGCAATTTGTAGGTGGTAAACCAGTTAATATGGTCAACCTCTATCTTCGCCCTGGTGATGTTCTCTAATTCGGGCAGCACATCGCTCAATTGCAGATACTCCCTGTCCTCCAGTCCGTCAGGTAAACTGGCAACTACCCTGAAGGAACCTTCCTGGGGCATGGGGAAAAAACCGGCGAAGCCGGACTTGCCTACAAAAAGGTTCACCTGCCTGCCATCCATGGCACTTGCCAGTTCAATATCTGCAAGGTAAAATTTATGCTGGTAAGTATCCCCGGTAAAAGGAATGCCCAGTTGCTTGCGAACCACACTGTGCGCTCCATCGGCACCTATAATATAATCGCAGGAGAGCTTGAAGGTAGTATTGCCATTTTGCATACTAACTTGTAGCGTATTATTATTGCGTGTAAGGCTGATGAGTGTCGTTTCCCAATAAACGGGACAGCATGCTGTGGTTAAGTATTCCAGCAGTGCGCGTTCGTTCTTGCTTTGCGGATACAGGTGTATAAAAGGGAACAGCGTTTGGGGTTCGCCCATGTCTTTTAACGATATCGACACGAGTTGCTCGCCACCCATATTAAAAGCCAGGCCGCCCGCCTGCTTGCCTTCGCTAATGATCTTATCCACAATGCCCAGTTGCCGATAGATCTCAAGCGAACGGGCCTGCACCGCCAATGCTTTTGATTGATTGGTGGGGCCTTGCTTGATATCAATAATCACGGGCTGAACACCGTTACGAAGTAATTGCGCGGCCATCATCAACCCCGACGGCCCGGCGCCAACTATCAGTACGCTGGTATGTTGGGGCACGCTTATCATTTCATTTACGCATGGAATAATAAAAATATGGCTGGCCGCTTGCGCAGATCAGGCACCTGCTTTTGCCATTCAGCAATAGGCATGGTTTTGATGAATTCTGTTGGGGCGGTAATATCGCAGGCAATACAAAGCCTTGTGTTTGGCTTACAGCTTTTCAACACTTCCTGCAGCATGCTATCGTTACGAAAAGGCGTCTCTATAAATAGTTGAGTTTGCTTGTTCTTTTCGGCCAGGCTTTCCAGTTCCTTAATGCGTTTGCTGCGCTCCATTTTATCTATAGGCAGGTAACCATGAAAGGTGAAGCTTTGCCCGTTAAACCCCGATGCCATCAGCGCCAGTAAAATAGAGCTTGGCCCCACCAGCGGCACCACCTTTATACCTTTACGGTGAGCTTCGGCAACAATATCCGCGCCGGGGTCAGCTATACCGGGACAGCCTGCTTCGCTCATGAGGCCGACATCATTTCCGGCAACCAGCCCCTTAAAAAACTCCTTTAGCCCGGCATCGCGGTTATGCTTACCGTAGTCGTGGATAACCAGCTCGCTTTGCGGGGTTTTTAACCCGGCCAGCTTTAAAAAACGCCGGGCGGTTTTCTCATTCTCTACAATATATTCTTTTACACTATTAATGGTATCTACCAGGTAAGGCGTAAAAGATTGGGCCGCGGCTTCGTCTGCAAGCGGTACAGGTATCAAAAAGAGGGTTCCGTAGGCCATATGTATATTATAAATGCAAAAAGAGACGCGAAGTTTCGCGTCTCTACTTTTTTATCTATTTCAATTTCGCCAGCGCTTCGCGGATACGCGGTATCATTTGCTGTATTTCGGCCAGGGTACTTGCCCCTACCGATGCCCTGAACCAGGTAATTTCTTCGCCGGTACCAAATGCTGAGAATGGCACAAACGCTACGCCTGCTTCTTTGATCAGGTAAAAATTCACATCGGCGCTGTTTGCCAGCACTTTGCCATCGGGCGTGGTTTTACCGGTATAATCAACCCTAACGGTTAGGTAAATGGCACCCATCGGCTCAATCGAATCTACATTAAAACCTTCTGCTTTTAGCGCCTGAAAGCCCTCGTGCAGGGTGCTTAAGCTGGCTTGGATATTATCTTTTAGCTTACCAAGGTATGCATTAACATAGCCGTCGTTCTTCAGGTATTCGGCCATGGCCACCTGCTCGGCCTTAGGCGACCATGCCCCCATGTGGCCCACAATGGCTTTCATGTTGGTTATTATTTCTGCCGGGCCAAAACCCCAGCCCACACGTACGCCGGTAGCCGCAAAACATTTGGATCCACCGTCAATAAATACCGTGTAATCCTTTAGTTCGGGGCGCAGGGTTACCGGGTCATAATGTTTGTATGCGCCAAAGGTAAGCTGCGAATAGATCTGATCGTATAATAAATACAAAGGTTTTTCATCCGCGCCGCGGCTTTTATTTTCGGCTATCACCAGGTCGCATATCTCTTCCAGGTCCTTTTTACCAAACATGGTACCCGTTGGGTTTAGCGGCGAGCATAATGCCAGCAGGGTAGCGCCTTTTAAATGCGGCGCAATTTCGGCGGCCGTTGGCATAAAATTATTTTCGGCACGGGTTTCTACCAAAACAGCCTCGGCACCTGTTAAATCGCAGTAATGATTATTGTTCCATGAGGGCGTAGGGAAAACTACCTTATCGCCCGGATCAACCAATGCCAGGTAGGTAGAATATATAAGCGGGCGCGAGCCGCCTGAAATCAGTATCTGGTTAGCGGCATATTCCAAACCCATCCGGTTTTTCAGGAAAGCCGAAACGCTTTCGCGCAGGCTGAGCATGCCATCGGCAGGTGGATAGTTAGTTTGGTTGCGGTTATACGCGTCTACAATACCATCTTTAAGTTCGGTTGGTATGGGATAAATATCAGCATCAAAATCGCCAATGGTTAGG includes:
- a CDS encoding acyl carrier protein, translated to MSDIASRVKAIIVEKLGVDESEVTPEASFTNDLGADSLDTVELIMEFEKEFNVAIPDDQAETIGTVGQAVAYLEKNVKA
- the fabF gene encoding beta-ketoacyl-ACP synthase II, which codes for MEFKRVVVTGLGALTPIGNTVPEYWNSLINGVSGAALIKSFDVEKFKTKFACEVKNFDAEAFLGRKEARKLDPFVQYALFSTEEAVKDAGLDFEKLDTSRIGVIWGSGIGGLKTFLDEVVNFAKGDGTPKFNPFFIPKMIADIAPGHISIKYGLRGPNFTTVSACASSNNSLIDAFNYLRLGKANMFITGGSEAIINEAGIGGFNAMHALSTRNDDPATASRPFDLDRDGFVAGEGAGTIILEELEHALKRGAKIYAEMVGGGMSADAYHMTAPHPEGLGASLVMKAALEDAGLTPADIDYVNVHGTSTPIGDPQEVKAITDAFGDRIYDINISSTKSMTGHLLGAAGAVEAIASILAIQNDIIPPTINHFTDDPAFDPKINFTFNTAQKRVVNVAQSNGFGFGGHNASVIFKKYQQ
- the rnc gene encoding ribonuclease III — protein: MPISRFYKLYLSPNRKYVKVLKNLLGFVPGNLSLYRLAFRHKSVAQNIKKGVKNSNERLEFLGDAVLGSVVAEVLFKLYPYEDEGFLTELRSKIVSRNNLNQLARKLGFDKLIEFDTKILNAGRQGSLLGDAFEALIGAVYLDKGYDFTRNFLVNHIIKSHIDIHTLEQTETNFKSKLIEWCQRHGKDISFDVIENQEGESTKLFTVQTSVDGEIMGSGKEFSKKNAEKLAAEKACTALGI
- a CDS encoding YicC/YloC family endoribonuclease, whose translation is MIKSMTGYGIASFDSGRIKYTVEIKSLNSKFLELSLRLPKIFSEKEFQLRNDCSKQIERGKVNLSINVEQANASVKAAGIDRDLLKHYYNQLKSVSDELNEPGGNLLQLALGLPEVVKYEEDTVSDDEWKLVEKTFQQAMAAFQQFRADEGKVLEQDIKMRIGIILKNLELVEVEEPKRVPVIRERLNQFLSEAVGADSIDKNRFEQELIYYIDKLDITEEKIRLKAHCEYFIETLKNADANGKKLGFISQEIGREINTLGSKANDANMQKLVVGMKEELEKIKEQLLNVL
- the gmk gene encoding guanylate kinase, whose translation is MKEGKLVIFSAPSGAGKTTIVHHLLTQIPDLEFSISATTRPARGEEVHGRDYYFISKEEFLHRIAKKQFVEFEEVYSGTFYGTLRTEIERIWAKGKTVIFDIDVEGGMHLKRKYEDQALAVFVQPPSLEVLIERLTGRGTDSPEKLQERFAKAEKELNYAPQFDVILKNYDLETACKEAKELVTNFIGNSLQF
- a CDS encoding four helix bundle protein, whose amino-acid sequence is MGTYKDLLLYKKSFTLAMEIFSVTKQFPKEETYSLTDQIRRSSRSANICSIEAYRKRRYPNHFISKLSDADMENSETQGWLDFSLACKYITQETYKKLHSLSDEIGRIIYYMIENPGKFGAGE
- the nadD gene encoding nicotinate (nicotinamide) nucleotide adenylyltransferase, yielding MKIGLLFGSFNPIHIGHLIIANYMANHTALDKVWLVVSPQNPLKKYGDLINTYDRLEMAKLATDNATNIEVSDVELRLPQPSYTIDTLTHLKEKYPQHEFALIMGSDNLATIHKWKNYKVILRDYQIFVYPRPGYENAEFASHPSVTITMTPLMELSATFIRKSIAEKKNVQYFVPDAVLKFIESKSLYR
- a CDS encoding tRNA-(ms[2]io[6]A)-hydroxylase — its product is MSEKTILKLQLPTDPLWVKNVVESNIEELLTDHAYCEQKAATNAITLIVQNPNLSDMVQEMIALAQEEMDHFKRVHEILLQRGFTLGRERRDNYVNELRKFIIVGGGREAQLIDRLLFSAMIEARSCERFKVLSENINDKELSEFYHELMISEATHYAMFLRLAKKHAVEIDVDARWAAFLAYEAQVIQNYGKGETIHG
- a CDS encoding FAD-dependent monooxygenase, producing MISVPQHTSVLIVGAGPSGLMMAAQLLRNGVQPVIIDIKQGPTNQSKALAVQARSLEIYRQLGIVDKIISEGKQAGGLAFNMGGEQLVSISLKDMGEPQTLFPFIHLYPQSKNERALLEYLTTACCPVYWETTLISLTRNNNTLQVSMQNGNTTFKLSCDYIIGADGAHSVVRKQLGIPFTGDTYQHKFYLADIELASAMDGRQVNLFVGKSGFAGFFPMPQEGSFRVVASLPDGLEDREYLQLSDVLPELENITRAKIEVDHINWFTTYKLHHRMAEKFSDGRCFLIGDAAHIHSPVGGQGMNTGLQDAYNLGWKLAAVVNGQIKEDILGSYAAERVPVAKDLLNTTDHMFNVITSRSWFSGLLKRYVIPNALKLVWKNESMRGYFFKQVSQTGISYRDSKINLQLGHSGKIKAGDRLPYLEIYDEKKKAKTDIHAWCNKPGFTLITLGEIKESFLFTLAKWITQDYNGNINFFHLPPSENNQHIFDVFEVKTGARKALIIRPDMHIGYINDAVDIEMMNNYLRNIVGFIS
- a CDS encoding SAM-dependent methyltransferase, with amino-acid sequence MAYGTLFLIPVPLADEAAAQSFTPYLVDTINSVKEYIVENEKTARRFLKLAGLKTPQSELVIHDYGKHNRDAGLKEFFKGLVAGNDVGLMSEAGCPGIADPGADIVAEAHRKGIKVVPLVGPSSILLALMASGFNGQSFTFHGYLPIDKMERSKRIKELESLAEKNKQTQLFIETPFRNDSMLQEVLKSCKPNTRLCIACDITAPTEFIKTMPIAEWQKQVPDLRKRPAIFLLFHA
- a CDS encoding pyridoxal phosphate-dependent aminotransferase; translated protein: MKVSVLAQNLHGSEIIKIAGEINELKKQGQNIANLTIGDFDADIYPIPTELKDGIVDAYNRNQTNYPPADGMLSLRESVSAFLKNRMGLEYAANQILISGGSRPLIYSTYLALVDPGDKVVFPTPSWNNNHYCDLTGAEAVLVETRAENNFMPTAAEIAPHLKGATLLALCSPLNPTGTMFGKKDLEEICDLVIAENKSRGADEKPLYLLYDQIYSQLTFGAYKHYDPVTLRPELKDYTVFIDGGSKCFAATGVRVGWGFGPAEIITNMKAIVGHMGAWSPKAEQVAMAEYLKNDGYVNAYLGKLKDNIQASLSTLHEGFQALKAEGFNVDSIEPMGAIYLTVRVDYTGKTTPDGKVLANSADVNFYLIKEAGVAFVPFSAFGTGEEITWFRASVGASTLAEIQQMIPRIREALAKLK